In the Sporanaerobacter acetigenes DSM 13106 genome, TGTATTAGAATCAGTCAAAAACCTATACTAAAGGTATTAGAGTAACTCTATAGGATAGTAATTAACTTGTTTAGAGATGATTAACCGAAAAAACAACCCTCTCTAAATTTACATCTAAAAACATGAAAACAAACCAAAATCATAAGGAAATCCTTAAATTCTATCTGATTCTGCATGCGGGTAACGTGTTATATAATAATGATATGAGCATAAGATGTAGATAAATAAATGGGCTTGAAGTTCTATCATAAATAGTTTCCAAAAAGGCACAAAGTAATATTTAACAAATAAAGCACATAAATATCGTCTTAATCGTTGCGCAACGATAATCAAATAACCGTTTTAAAATGCAACGATATATACAACGATTTTACATATCGTTGCAAAGGTTAAATATCTATGATAAAATTTAATTATAGATATTGGGGAGGTAATGGTTGTGGGAATGAAAGAAAAGTTTAATCTTGAATTTAAAAAGGAGATAACTAAGACATTTTTGAAAACAGTTAGTGCATATTCAAACTATAATGATGGTCAGATTATATTTGGGATAGATAATAATGGTGATTTAGTAGGAATGGATCATGTAGAAGATGAATGTCTTAGGATAGAGAATATGATAAATGATTCCATAGACCCAGCTCCAAGTTTTAAAATAGAAGTGGAAAAAATAGATGAAAAGACTATTATCATATTAAATATTATGAAAGGTAAGGATACTCCATATTACTACAAAGGAAAAGCTTATAAAAGATCAGATACTTCTACATTAGAAGTGGATAGATTTGAATTAAGGAGGCTGGCTATTGAAGGAATAAATATGGATTATGAAGAGAGAAGGTCATCATCTCAAGATTTAAAATTTAAGAAATTAGAATCTAAATTAAAAGAAAAGGCGGGAATAGAAAATATAAACTTAGATATCTTAAAAACTTTAAACTTGTATAATAAAGATGGATATTATAATATGGCAGCAGAATTATTAGCTGACGATAACAATACGGAATTTTCTGGACTTGATATAGTTAGGTTTGGAAAAGATATTAATCAAATACTATATAGGGAAACTATCAGTAAAAAATCTTTACTATCTCAATATGATAAGGCAATAGAAATCTTTGAACAATATTATCAATATGAAGAAATAGAAGGTTATATAAGAGTTAAAAAAGAGTTAATACCTAAGGAAGCCTTTAGAGAATCTTTAGCTAATGCAATAGTTCATAGGGTTTGGGATATAAATTCGTATATACAAATATCCATGTATGAAGATAGAATAGAAATAAATTCACCTGGAGGATTGCCAGAAGGTATTTCTAAAGATGAGTATTTATATGGAAATATTTCAGTATTACGAAACCCGATAATAGCAGGAGTGTTTTATAGACTAGATATTATAGAGAAATTTGGAACAGGAATAACGAGAATAAACAAAGAATATGAAGGTAGTTTATCTAAGCCAAGTTTTGATATTAGTAGAAATGGTATATGCATACGATTACCAGTTATAGATATTAATAAATTAGATTTATCAGAAGAAGAGTTTCTTATCCTTAATATATTGAAAGATGAAATAGAACTTTCAAGGGGTGAAATAGACAAAAAATTAGGATTCAATAAATCGAAGACCCTTAGAATAATAAATAACCTTGTAGATAAAAACATAATGCAAAAACTAGGTAAGGGTCCTGGAACAACCTATAGACTAAAATAATGTTTTTATTTATTAATGTACATCTGTAGATTTATATGTCACAATTAAATTGAATATAGCATTTAGTTTATAAATTTGAATTAGGGTGATTATTTGAAAAATATATTTTTTATTAATGGTACGATGGGGGTAGGAAAAACGACAACAAGCAGGGAATTACAGAGATTGCTACCAAAGTGTGCATTTCTTGATGGAGATTGGTGCTGGGATATGAATCCTTTTATTGTAACAGACGAGACAAAAAATATGGTTGAAGATAATATATGTTATATCCTCAATAACTTTCTGAGATGTTCAGAATATGAAAATATTATTTTTTGTTGGGTAATGCATGAAGAATATATTATTGAAAGTATACTATCGAGGCTTAACCT is a window encoding:
- a CDS encoding RNA-binding domain-containing protein, encoding MKEKFNLEFKKEITKTFLKTVSAYSNYNDGQIIFGIDNNGDLVGMDHVEDECLRIENMINDSIDPAPSFKIEVEKIDEKTIIILNIMKGKDTPYYYKGKAYKRSDTSTLEVDRFELRRLAIEGINMDYEERRSSSQDLKFKKLESKLKEKAGIENINLDILKTLNLYNKDGYYNMAAELLADDNNTEFSGLDIVRFGKDINQILYRETISKKSLLSQYDKAIEIFEQYYQYEEIEGYIRVKKELIPKEAFRESLANAIVHRVWDINSYIQISMYEDRIEINSPGGLPEGISKDEYLYGNISVLRNPIIAGVFYRLDIIEKFGTGITRINKEYEGSLSKPSFDISRNGICIRLPVIDINKLDLSEEEFLILNILKDEIELSRGEIDKKLGFNKSKTLRIINNLVDKNIMQKLGKGPGTTYRLK
- a CDS encoding AAA family ATPase, coding for MKNIFFINGTMGVGKTTTSRELQRLLPKCAFLDGDWCWDMNPFIVTDETKNMVEDNICYILNNFLRCSEYENIIFCWVMHEEYIIESILSRLNLQNTILYKISLICSEQSLVERISKDVESGIRRKDVIERSVARLNNYLLMDTIKIDVSNIDSKQAAQQIINYI